A part of Phoenix dactylifera cultivar Barhee BC4 chromosome 2, palm_55x_up_171113_PBpolish2nd_filt_p, whole genome shotgun sequence genomic DNA contains:
- the LOC103722921 gene encoding small heat shock protein, chloroplastic has protein sequence MAAAAASAVTNLIPSTPSSSLFSRQNLRPHRLVVSFPMKHPRSSIVASAAPENKEGSAVEVHVDQNANKKGAAVERRPRRSTLDISPFGIVDPLSPMKTMRQMLETMDRIFEDAMSFPGSGRTSVGEVRAPWDIMENENEVKMRFDMPGLSKEEVKVSVEDDVLVIRGEHKKEEEGGSKGEDTWWRGRSTSSYDTRMLLPDNCDRDKVKAELKNGVLLITIPKTKVERKVIDINIQ, from the exons ATGGCTGCTGCCGCCGCGTCCGCCGTCACAAATCTCATTCCTTCCACTCCCTCGTCGTCCCTTTTCTCCAGGCAGAACTTGAGACCCCACAGGCTCGTGGTATCTTTCCCAATGAAGCACCCTCGTTCCTCCATCGTCGCTTCCGCCGCACCTGAAAACAAGGAAGGCTCCGCCGTCGAGGTGCACGTCGACCAGAACGCCAACAAGAAAGGCGCCGCCGTCGAGCGGCGGCCCCGCCGCTCCACTCTCGACATCTCTCCTTTCG GGATTGTGGATCCGCTGTCGCCGATGAAGACGATGAGGCAGATGCTGGAGACGATGGACCGGATCTTCGAGGACGCGATGTCGTTCCCGGGATCGGGTCGGACGTCGGTGGGGGAGGTGAGGGCGCCGTGGGACATCATGGAGAACGAGAACGAGGTGAAGATGAGGTTCGACATGCCGGGGCTGTCCAAGGAGGAGGTGAAGGTGTCTGTGGAGGATGACGTTCTGGTGATCAGAGGAGAGcacaagaaggaggaggagggaggaagcAAAGGAGAGGATACGTGGTGGAGGGGAAGGAGCACGAGCTCGTACGACACCCGGATGCTGCTGCCGGACAACTGCGACAGGGACAAGGTGAAGGCAGAGCTCAAGAACGGGGTGCTGCTGATTACCATCCCCAAGACCAAGGTCGAGCGCAAGGTCATTGACATTAACATCCAGTGA